Part of the Caldisericia bacterium genome is shown below.
TTCAATTAAAATATCTAAATTTTTTAACTCACCATTATAAAAGACCATGCCTCCACTGATTATTTTCATTTATTCACCTCTTTCAAATAATGATATTATTTTGAAATTATCAGTATCAACTAAACCTAAATCTGTTATTTTTAAATGTGGTATTACTGGTAGAGCCATAAAAGATAATGACATAAAAGGATCGTCAAGTGTACATCCAAGTTTTCTTGATATTAATAAAAGTTTCTGATAATCCTCATCTACTTCTTTTGCACTTCTGTCACTCATTAAACCACCAAAAGGAAGAGGAAGAATTTGTAAAATTCTCCCATTTTTTGCAATAGATATTCCACCACCATATGATTCAAGAATAGAAATTGAAAGAAGAATGTCTTTATCATTTGTTCCTATTGATATTATATTATGATGATCGTGTGCAATTGTTGAGGCTATTGCACCCTCTTTAAGTTTAAATCCTTTTATAAATCCAACACCTACATTTCCTGTGGCTTTATGTCTCTCAACAACAACAATCTTTAATATATCTCTTGTTGTATCTGGAACAACAAATCCATCTTGAACTTTTGGCTTCATTACAAATCTTTCTGTTATTAAAGAATTTTTGTTGACTCCAATTACATTTATTCTATCTCCTATTGCTTTTACTTTTATCTTTTCATATGTTAATGTCTTTATATTAACTGTATTTTTAACTCCACCTTCAGATTTTGATCTTTCGTATGAAAACATAGGAATACCTTCTTTAGCAACAAGATTTCCTCTATAAAAAACAAGTTTTGGTTCAAAATTAACTAAATCTTCAAGTACAACAATATTTGCAAAATAATTAGGTGCAATTGCACCATATTTTTTCAAACCGAAATAATTTGCTGGATTTAAAGTTGCAAGGCGAATTGCAAGAATTGGATCAACACCCCTTTTTATTAATTTTCTCAAAATTCCATTAATATGTCCATCTTTAAGCAGTTCTCCTGGATGTTTATCATCACTACAAAGTAATATTCTTGGATAAGTATATTGATTTATTATTGGGTAAAGAGATTCAAGGTCTTTTGCAACACTACCTTCTCTTATCATAATCCACATTCCCTTTTTCAATTTTTCTTTTGCTTCAACTAAATTTGTACATTCATGATCAGATTCTATACCTGCAACAAGGTAACCATTAAGGTTATTACCAAGTAAAAAAGGAGAGTGACCATCAATTATTTTATTTTTAAAGTGTTCTAATTTTCTTAAAACTTCATTATCTCCATTTAAAACTCCTGGATAATTCATCATTTCTCCAAGACCAAGTACTTTAGGATGTGATATAAAAGGATATAGATGTTCAATTGTTAACCTGGAACCAGAATTTTCAAATGGAGAAGATGGCACACATGAAGGAAGCATAAAATATATATCAATAGGCAAATTTTCTGAAGCATTTAACATATATTTTAATCCTCTTATTCCAGCAACATTAGCAATTTCATGAGGATCTGCAACTACTCCAAGTGTACCTTTTGGTACAACCGCTTTTGCAAATTCTTGTGGAGTTAAAGAGGTGCTTTCAATATGAATGTGACTATCAAAAAAACCAAATGAAACATAATAACCTTGAATATTATAAATTTCTTTTGCTTTTGAATATTTCCCTACCCCTACAATTTCACCTTCATAAATTATTACATCACCCTCTTCAATAGAATTGTCAAAAACATTTATAATTTTCCCACCCTTAAGAATTATATCTCCTTCTCTCTCCTCCTTTGCAACTTCAATTTTTTCTTTAAGGCCCATAAAAATTCTCCAAAATTAAAAAGGACTCCCTTTTGATATTGGGAGTTCTTTTTATTTCTCATATCCCTCTTTTAAAGTTATATAAGCCCTTGCATTCTCTTTTATTCTTTTTATCTCTTCATCTGTAACTTTTCTGACTACTTTACCTGGTACACCTAAAACAAGAGAGTTATCTTCTATAATTTTTCCTTCGGTAATAACAGTTCCTGCACCTATTATGCAATTTCTTCCAATTTTAGCTCCATTAAGAATAATTGCACCCATTCCAATTAAAGTATCATCACCGATTTCACATCCATGAATTATTGAATTATGCCCTATTGTAACACCATTACCAATTTTTGTTGGATAACCAACCTCTGAATGAATAACAGAATTATCTTGAATATTAGTGTTGTTTCCTATTTCAATTGGAGCCACATCTCCTCTTAAAATTGCACCAAACCATATTCCTACATTATCTCCAATTTTAATGTTTCCAATTATAGTCGCAGTCTCACTAATCCATGAATTTTTACCAATCTGAGGTTTAAAATTTTTAAAATCTCTTATCAACTTTTCACCTCTTAATAGTTTTTTT
Proteins encoded:
- a CDS encoding gamma carbonic anhydrase family protein yields the protein MIRDFKNFKPQIGKNSWISETATIIGNIKIGDNVGIWFGAILRGDVAPIEIGNNTNIQDNSVIHSEVGYPTKIGNGVTIGHNSIIHGCEIGDDTLIGMGAIILNGAKIGRNCIIGAGTVITEGKIIEDNSLVLGVPGKVVRKVTDEEIKRIKENARAYITLKEGYEK
- the ade gene encoding adenine deaminase, yielding MGLKEKIEVAKEEREGDIILKGGKIINVFDNSIEEGDVIIYEGEIVGVGKYSKAKEIYNIQGYYVSFGFFDSHIHIESTSLTPQEFAKAVVPKGTLGVVADPHEIANVAGIRGLKYMLNASENLPIDIYFMLPSCVPSSPFENSGSRLTIEHLYPFISHPKVLGLGEMMNYPGVLNGDNEVLRKLEHFKNKIIDGHSPFLLGNNLNGYLVAGIESDHECTNLVEAKEKLKKGMWIMIREGSVAKDLESLYPIINQYTYPRILLCSDDKHPGELLKDGHINGILRKLIKRGVDPILAIRLATLNPANYFGLKKYGAIAPNYFANIVVLEDLVNFEPKLVFYRGNLVAKEGIPMFSYERSKSEGGVKNTVNIKTLTYEKIKVKAIGDRINVIGVNKNSLITERFVMKPKVQDGFVVPDTTRDILKIVVVERHKATGNVGVGFIKGFKLKEGAIASTIAHDHHNIISIGTNDKDILLSISILESYGGGISIAKNGRILQILPLPFGGLMSDRSAKEVDEDYQKLLLISRKLGCTLDDPFMSLSFMALPVIPHLKITDLGLVDTDNFKIISLFERGE